In Pseudomonas sp. LRP2-20, the genomic window GTGTCAAATTGCAACCCCTGAGAGGAATCGACGGTTTCAGCGTTATTTTTCTGAAGCCAATATCCCCATCCCTCCTCGTATCCCAGGACGTGAAGTAACTGGTGCTTCGCAAGGTCTTGAGGGCAGCTCAGCGGACGCTCATCAGTGATGAGTGCAGGAGAGCAAACCGGTACCAACGTATCCCACGTCAAGCGCTCAGACTTCATGCCTGGCCATCGCCCTTGCCCATACCTGATCTCCAGGTCGGCATCGAACTCTGAGTCGTCCACCCAAATATTGCTAGCGACGCGCAGATTGACGTCAGGATGTAGGGCCTGAAAGCGAGGCAACCGAGGCGCAATCCAGTGTGTGAAAAAGACCAGACTACTGCGGATGATCAATACGCTGCGGTGACCTTGCCCAAAAATTTCATCCGTGGAAGCTGCCAGGCGCTCGACGGACTCCCTCACCACAGGGAAGTATGACTTCCCTGCCTCGGTGAGCTCCAGGCCTCGTGCCAGGCGCTTGAAAAGAGCAACCCCCAACTGGGACTCCAGGCCCTTTACCTGTTGACTGATTGCCGCCTGCGTGAGGTTGAGCTCTTCCGCTGCGTGCGTGAAATTCAGCAGCCGCGCAGAAACCTCGAAAGCCCGTAGCCAGTTCAAGGGAGGTAAACGCTTCTTCATAACGTATCCAGCGCTAGGTTCGTGGGGGATCAAATCTCTCAGTGGTTGACATTAAAGACGATTGGTCTAAATTACAACGCATGAATAGCTCTAAACCTGTCTCTCGAAGAGGCCGCCCCCCAAAAGTCCCGCGTGAGCATGGTGAAACGCTGGAGCTGCTCCTGCGCTGCGGCATGGAAATCCTCACTGAACAAGGCTTTGCTGCCACCGGCATCGACACCGTTCTCAAGCGTGTCCAGGTACCCAAAGGCTCGTTCTATCACTATTTTGAAAGCAAAGAAGCTTTCGGCCAAGCCGTGTTGGAGCGCTATGCAGACTACTTTGCTCGAAAGCTGGATCGCTGCTTCAGCGACCTAAGCGTGCCCCCTCTGCGAAGGCTGTCCAACTTCGTTGAAGAGGCAAAACTCGGGATGACCAGGTACCAGTTCCGAAGGGGCTGCCTTGTGGGCAATCTTGGGCAAGAAGTACTGGTGCTGCCAGACAGCTTCCGTGAACAACTGGAACTGACCCTGAAGGACTGGGAGCAGCGCTTATCTATCTGCCTGGAGGAGGCGGTCGAACTGGGAGAGCTATCTTCCAAGCATGACTGCCGAGCCCTTGCCGCCTTCTTCTGGGTTGGCTGGGAGGGCGCCATCCTTCGAGCGCGTCTTGTGCAACATGTCCGTCCCCTCGACATTTTTTTTCAAGGTTTTCTGGCGGGAATCACCAAATGATTCCTTGCGACAATTTAAAGACAATCGGTCTAAATGAGGATTGGTAATGTTCAAAGGCATTCTGATTGAGAAGCAGGAAAACAAGTATTCGGCCCGACTCACTGAGCTGAACGATGACCAGCTGCCAAGCGGAAAGGTGACGGTGAAGGTCGCCTACAGCACCTTGAACTACAAGGATGCTCTGGCAATCACCGGCCGAGGGCCGGTTGTTCGCAGCTACCCTATGGTGCCGGGCATTGACCTCGCAGGCACCGTCGAGTCAAGTGATGATCCGCGCTATAAGCCAGGTGACCGCGTACTCTTGAACGGCTGGGGCGTGGGCGAAAGCCATTGGGGTGGACTTGCACAAAAGGCGAGGCTGAGCGGGGACTGGCTTATCCCTCACCCCGAGCGCTTGACCGAACGCCAATCCATGGCCGTCGGCACTGCCGGATACACCGCCATGCTGTGCATGATGGCGCTGGAACGCCATGGACTGAAGCCGGCCAATGGCCCCGTGCTGGTGACAGGCGCCACAGGTGGTGTCGGTAGCTTCGCAATCAGCCTTCTGGCAGGTGCTGGGTACACCGTCACTGCCGCTACCGGAAAATCCAGCGAAGAAGCGTATCTGAAGAGCCTGGGGGCGACGACGATCATTGATCGTGCCGAGCTTTCTGCCCCTGGGCGCCCTCTGGCAAAAGAGAAATGGGCTGCAGTAATCGACTCAGTCGGTAGCCACACCTTGGCCAATGCCTGCGCAAGCACGATGCCTGAAGGCTTGGTGGCCGCATGTGGATTGGCTCAGGGAATGGATTTCCCTGCAACCGTTGCTCCCTTCATTCTGCGAGGGGTAAGCCTGCTTGGCATCAACAGTGTTACTCAACCATTTGAGCGACGAGTCGAAGCTTGGAAACGACTGGCTAATCAACTCAACCTCGATGCCTTATCTCTGATGACTCAGGAGATTAGCCTTGAGTCTGCTCTTCCAGCCGCCGTCGATTTGATGGACGGGAAGATCCGTGGCCGATTGATTGTCGACGTAAACCGCTAGGTCGGTTCCCTCACACTCGCCAAGCTCCCCTGCTTCTGTTTGACTGCGGGCAGCTTGGCGAAATCGCCGCCCTATCACAGTCTGCATCAGAACTACCCAGAGGCTTCGACGGACGCCCACCAAGGGCTCCCTTGCGCCTTCGCAACCAACGTTTTAGAAATGTAATCCAGCAAAATCTTCAACCTAGCTGGTAGAGTTTCTTTGTAATTTACAACGGCATAGATACTCGGCACTAAGCTGTCTGGAGCTGGGGAGAAAAGTGAAATTAGACGCCCATCCGCAATGTCTTGCGCAACCAGGTAGTCCGGAAGCAAAGCTATTCCATGACCCGCCAGGCAAGCAGTATGAATAGCCTCGACACTATTACACGTGAATCGACTTGAAGCTTGACCCCGTAGTGAGGGCTCAGTCATTTCAGACAGATCATTCATTTCTGTATCAAAATTTAATTTCAGCCTGATATGTTTAACCAGATCAGAGCGCACCTCTGGCTTACCATACACATCAAGATAAACAGGTGACGCACATAAAGTGCGCGGACTCTCTCCAAGCTTAACGCAGGAGTGTTCCACCACGGGCATCCGTCCAATTCGAATAGCCACATCAATCCGGTCTTGCTTTAAGTCGACAAACTCATCAGTGAGCACCAAATCGATTTTAATCTCTGGATAGCGATCCAAAAAACCAACCAAGGCCGGAGTTACGAAATGGCGCCCAAACACATTGGATGCTGAAACCCTTATACTCCCTCGAGGCGCCTCAGCGTCAGATGACACTACTCGCTCCAAGGCTTGAATTTTGTCGAGTATTACTCGAGCCTCACGGACGTAGACCATACCCATTTCAGTGAGCTGCATAAATCTTGTAGTTCTGGTTAGCAACTGAGCGCCTAACCTGTCTTCAAGCCGCTGAATTCGCTTGCTGATGGCGGAGTGAGTAAGGTTAAGCGCCCGCGCAGCCGGTGAGAATCCCCCAGCGTCCACTACCGCAACCAGTATGGCCATATCACTGTGCTTATCCATGCCGCCTCCTGTTCCATTCTGGAACAACTGATTGTAAAAATATAGGAATTCCATTTGTGATTCAACCATAGGAACATCGCCAACACTCATGACCGTCCGTTAGGCCACATGGAAGCGACCGATATGAACGCCACGCCCAATATTGACAGCAGCAAATTGATCAATTCAGCGGCTCAAAGTGAAAAACGGAATGTCATGTCTGACCTGCGGCACCATGACAACCAAAACGGCTTGATTGCAGCGGTGATGGACGACATTCAGGTTACAGTAACTTGGAGTCATGGAGGTTTCAGCCGTTTCCACCATGGATGGCTGAGGGAAAATTGCCCAAGCACCGAATCTCGACACCCTTCTTCTATGGAACGTTTGATTCAGCCTTCTGAGATATCGCCCAACATCAAACCTGAGCAAGGCGAATTGAGCGAAGACGGTTTCCTGGTGGTGACCTGGCCGTTATCCGAGGGCAGAAAAGAACGGCATAGAAGTTCTACAAGGTTGCTACCTGGAGACATCCGAACTCAAGAGCCGACTAGCAGTTCTTTCTCTAAACTATCGATGACTAAATCGTCGCTTTCGACATTGTAGGGAGCTAAAGCTCCCTACCTTCAGCACCTTTGCCAATGGGCAGCCTTATGAAAATCATTACTTCTCCAATAGGGATCGCTGCCGCGCTTTTTGCAGCATTCACTTGGTCATTGAATTTCCTGGCGCCGATGGTCGTCGGTAGTTATACAATCTACGACCTAGCCGCTTGCAGATTCATATTCTCATCACTACTAGGGCTTGGGATAATCTTTATTAACCACCCTGCCTGTAAAGGTCTCACACTTAATGACTGGCTAACGACTTTCTGGCTGGGTTTCATCGGTTATGTAGGATACTTTCTCGCAATAGTTGTGGCAGCCAAGTACGCAGGCCCAGTAATTGCACCTGCTTTCTTAGGCCTTGTACCCGTAGTTCTAGCTATTGCAGGGAAATTTCGTGGAGGGGTTCCATGGGGGCACCTTCGAGCACCACTGGCGATGGCGTTGATCGGCCTTATACTTGTGAATTTCCGAGAGCTCTTAAGTGCCCGTGAATCGTTATCTCTGTCGTTAGCATTGGGGATTATCGCCGCCATTGCAGCAGTCGCCCTTTGGACTTGGTTTGGCCTGGCTAACCAAAGAGCGCTGGCTAAGCGCCCCAGCATAAATTCTTGGGTGTGGACGGGAATGATGATGATAGGCGGAGGCATCCAAACAGTGATTGCCCTGCCTATTCTCGTAAATTCAGGGCTATTCAAGGCCGAAGCTGTTGGCCTGGCTCTTAACACGTACTCCGTGCACCACCTGTATCTGCCAGCTTTGCTGCTTGCGATAGTGGCATCTATGGGTGGGGTATGGGCTTGGACGATTGCTTCAAAGCGCTTGCCAATCAGCCTCGCTAGTCAGCTACTGTCAATGGAGATGGTTTTTGCGACGGGGCTAGGGTTGATGGTGTCTGCGCGCTGGCCAACTGCTTATGAAACAGTTGGAATTATGCTCATAGTGCTCGGCGTTGTAAAAGTCATCTCCGTGTTTAACCGGGCCTCCACTATCCAAGGAGAACCAGAAAAGCCAGGCATGAACTCCATGTCTCCCGAGAGGAGTTCTCTGTAGCCAAGCAGGTGGGCACAGAACAAGGGCTCTCTAAACAAGCGAAGCGCGCATGTCAGGATGGTTGTCGTGGGTATGCGGTGCGTTGGTAGGTGGGCAATCACAGGTCGCACTCAAGCATAACTACGTTGATCGTTGGATGTCAGAGGCCGTGAGAACAGTGGGCCCTTCACCTCGTGAACGAGCCATAGCGAAGGCCTCCTCAGAGGAGACCCATTCGGAGGCAAAGAGTAGCTTGGCCTGGCTCAGATCCTTGGTTTTGAGGCTCTTCTTGTAGAGCTCGCCAAAGGCCTGAACGAGGTCCTTAGAAACCCGCCGTCTGATGTAGTAGATGCCCGTTCGAGGGTCTTTCCATGGAGTAGCCATGCGAGCCATTGTGTACCCACCTTGTGTACTCAAATCAAGAGGATTAAGTGGCCCTAGAACGACAAAACCCCCGGGACTCAAGGCTCACAGGGGTTTCAGAATATGGCGGAAGCGTAGAGATTCGAACTCTAGGATAGTTGCCCATCGACGGTTTTCAAGACCGTTGCCTTAAACCACTCGGCCACGCTTCCAGCTCGTTTTGCGGCCGCCATAATACCGTAATGAAACACGCTGTCAAACTCTCTGTGTCGCGGGTTGCGGAGGCTCTGTTAGACTGCTTGCATCTGAACGTCTCAAACCACGGTTCCATAAGGAGTGTCGCCATGCGCGAACAGGATTATGCCGTACACCACGGCCAACAAGCCGAGCAGCAGGAGGTCAGCAAGGTCCTGCGCAACACGTACAGCCTGCTGGCACTCACCCTCGCCTTCAGCGGTGTCATGGCCTTCGTCGCCCAGCAGATGCGTGTCGGTTACCCGAACGTGTTCGTCGTGCTGATCGGTTTCTACGGTCTGTTCTTCCTCACTGCCAAGCTGCGTGATTCGGTCTGGGGTCTGGTGTCCACCTTCGCCCTCACCGGCTTCATGGGCTTCATTCTCGGCCCGATCCTCAACCGTTACCTGGGCATGGCCGGTGGTGCCGAAGTGGTCAGCTCGGCGTTTGCCATGACCGCGCTGGTGTTTGGTGGTCTGTCGGCCTATGTGCTGATCACTCGCAAGGACATGAGCTTCCTCAGCGGCTTCATTACCGCTGGCTTCTTTGTACTGCTGGGTGCGGTGGTGGCCAGCTTCTTCTTCCAGATCAGCGGCCTGCAACTGGCGATCAGCGCTGGCTTCGTGCTGTTCTCGTCGGTCTGCATTCTGTTCCAGACCAGCGCGATCATCCATGGAGGCGAGCGTAACTACATCATGGCGACCATCAGCCTGTATGTATCGATCTACAACCTGTTCATCAGCTTGCTGCAGCTGTTTGGCATCATGGGTCGTGATGACTGATTGATTGCTGCTTGAGAAAGCCCGCTTCGGCGGGCTTTTCTTTGCGTGATGGAAATGTGGTGGGCTGCGGGGTGTTCGCCTTGAGGGGTTCAGCGCCTGTGAGATCGAGCGCCGCCCGCGCGGCGCATCGCGAGCTGCGCTCGCTCCTACGTTTGTTTCGGGCCAGTCACTCCTGCGGCAGGCGTGCGCGACCGCCTTGTTTGTACGACGCGATATTGAGTCATGTGCCAAAGGCGTTCGCGCGCAAATCCCCCAGGAATAATTGGCCCGAAACAAACGTAGGAGCGAGCGCAGCTCGCGATGCGCCGCGCGGGCGGCGCTCGATCTCACTGGCGCTGAACCCCTCAAGGCGAACAACTGGCCAGCCTCCCCCTTCCTCCACAAACCCCACCCTAAACACTGACTTAAAAGTCAGAAAACCACGCAAATGGTCGCCGATCATGCCGCCATCGTGCATTCCCCTACCGCTATCGCCCTTCTGCCCGTAGAATGCGCTCCTTTTTTCTTCCGGGGCAGCTTCACCGATGAGCTCACACGAACACAGCCCAGGCGCGGCGGCGCCTGCCAACGAACTGGTACTTGGCCTCGAGGACAAGCCACGGCTGTTGATCGGCCTGCTGGCAGCCCTGCAGCACCTGTTGGCGATCATCGTGCCGATCGTCACCCCAGGCCTGCTGATCTGCCAGGCGCTGGGCGTTTCGGCTCGTGATACCAACCTCATCGTCTCCATGTCGCTGGTGATCTCCGGTATCGCCACCTTCGTCCAGTGCAAGCGCTTCGGCCCGTTCGGTGCCGGGCTGCTCATCGTACAGGGCACCAGCTTCAACTTCGTCGGGCCGCTGATTGCCGGCGGCGCGTTGATGGTCAAGCAAGGTACGCCGGTCGAAAGCGTGATGGCGGCGATCTTCGGCGTGGTGATTGCAGGCTCCTTTGTCGAGATGGGCGTGTCGCGCATCCTGCCGTTCGTCAAACGCCTGATCACCCCGCTGGTGACCGGTATCGTCGTTTTGATGATCGGCCTGACCCTGATCAAGGTCGGCCTGATCAGCATGGGCGGCGGCTTCGGGGCGATGGCCAACGGCACCTTCGCCAACGGCGAAAACCTGCTGCTGTCGGGCGCGGTGCTGGCGGTGATCGTGGTCCTCAACCGCATCCCGGTGGTGTGGATGCGCAGTTGCGCCATCGTTATCGCGCTGGCGGTCGGCTATGCCCTGGCCGGCTACCTCGGCCGCCTGGACTTCACCGGCATGCACGAGGCGGCACTGTTCCAGGTGCCGATGCCGCTGCACTTCGGCCTGGGCTTCTCCTGGGCGCTGTTCATTCCGATGCTGGTGATCTACCTGGTGACTTCGCTGGAAGCCATCGGTGACGTCACCGCCACCAGCAAGGTCTCGCGCCAGCCGGTCGAAGGCCCGCTGTGGATGTCGCGCATCAAGGGCGGCGTGCTGGTCAACGGCGCCAACTCGCTGCTGGCCGGCCTGTTCAACACCTTCCCCAGCTCGATCTTCGCCCAGAACAACGGTGTGATTCAGCTGACCGGTATTGCCAGCCGCCACATCGGCATCTGGATTGCCGCGATGCTGGTGCTGCTGGGCCTGTTCCCGAGCGTGGCCGGTGTGATCCAGGCAGTGCCTGAGCCGGTGCTGGGTGGCGCGGCCATGGTCATGTTCGGTGCGGTTGCCGCGTCGGGCATCAACATCCTGGCCAGTACCCGCCTGGACCGTCGTGCCCTGCTGATCATCGCCGTGTCGCTGGCGTTGGGCCTGGGTGTGGCACAGGTGCCGGAATTCCTCGCGCACATGCCGGCGGCGATTCGCAATGTGCTGGAGTCGGGTGTAGCTACCGGAGGCATCTGCGCCCTGGTGTTGAACTGGTTCCTGCCTGAGAGCAAGGAACAAGCTTGAGTCTTGTGCCCTCCAGTTAGGGCCAGTGGGCCGCTGCGCGGCCCATCGCAGCGGTTCGTCGCCACGACAAGCCAGCTCCCACGGGCTAGCGTCAGCCTCAAATACCGGAAGCTCGCCCCGCCAGGTAGAAGCGGGGTCGGGCTTTTTTGCTTTATCATGGCGGCATTCCTTTGCACGAGTTATCCATGAAATTCGCTATCGCGGTTTTTTCCCCGGCCCATGCGCCCTCCTCGCGCCGCGCCCTGCGCTTCGCCGAGGCGGTGCTGGCTGGCGGGCATGAGATTGCCCGGCTGTTCTTCTATCAGGACGGGGTGCACAGCGCCTCGGCCAACGTGGTCGCGCCTCAGGATGAGCAGGACATCGCCGCCCAATGGCGAGCCTTCATCGAAATCAACCGGCTCGACGCGGTGGTGTGCATCGCCGCCGCCCTGCGCCGTGGCGTGCTCGATGAAGCCGAAGCCAGCCGCTACCAGCGCCCGGCGGTGAACCTGCCCAAGCCGTGGGAGCTGTCTGGCCTCGGCCAGCTGCATGAAGCTGCGCAAAAGGCCGACCGCCTGGTCTGCTTCGGAGGCGACTGAAATGGCCAAATCCCTGTTGATCATCAGCCGCCAGGCACCCTGGAACGGCCCGTCCGCCCGCGAAGCGCTGGACATCGCCCTGGCCGGCGGCGCCTTCGACCTGCCGCTGGCCATGCTGTTCCTCGATGACGGCGTGTTCCAGCTGGCGCCCGGCCAGCAACCGGCCGCCGTGGAGCAGAAGAATCTCGCCGCCAACCTGCAGGCGCTGCCGATGTTCGGCGTCGAAGAGCTGTTCGCCTGCCAGCACAGCCTGGCGCGTCGTGGCTTGGCCGACAATGGCCTGGAGCTGCCAGTGGAAGTGCTGGACGATCCCGCCCTGCAAGCCCTGATTGCCCGTTTCGACCAAGTGGTGACGCTCTGATGGCAACCCTGCACGTGTTATCCCACTCCCCGTTCGGCGACGAGCGCCTGGACAGCTGCCTGCGCCTGTTGGGTGCCGACGACGGCGTGCTGCTGTGCGGCGATGCGGTCTACGCCCTGCGCGAGGGCAGTGCCCCCCAGCAACAGCTGCAGGCGGCCAACCTGGCTCAGCGCCTGTTCGCCCTCGACGAAGACCTGCAGGCCCGCGCCATCAGCAGCGCATTGGCCAAGCCTGTGGACTACCAGGCTTTCGTCGAGCTGTCGCTGCACTACGACAAGGTCAACAGCTGGCTATGAGTACGTTGAACGTAGGCGATCGCGCCATCGCCCTGGACAAGGACGGCTTCCTGGTCGACCTGCAAGACTGGTCGCACCCGGTCGCCGAGGCCCTGGCCGAACGCGAAAGCATCGCCCTGACCGCCGACCACTGGGAAATCCTCGAACTGCTGCGCCAGTTCTACGACGAATACCAGCTGTCGCCGGCCACCCGCCCGCTGATCAAGTACACCGCGCTCAAGCTGGGCACGGAAAAGGGCAACAGCCCGCACCTCAACCGCCTGTTCAACGGCACCCCCGCCAAACTCGCCGCCAAGCTGGCGGGCCTGCCCAAGCCGACCAATTGCATATGACCGACGCCCGCCCGCTGACCCTGGAAACCCCGGCTGAACACCCGTTCGCCGAATTCGTGCGCATCCTTGGCAAAGGCAAACGCGGCGCCCGCGGCCTGACCCGCGAAGAAGCCCGCGCCGCCATGACCCTGCTGCTCGAAGGCAAGGTCGAAGACACCCAGCTGGGGGCCTTCCTGATGCTGCTGCGGCACAAGGAAGAAAGCGCCGAAGAGCTCGCCGGTTTCACCGAAGCCCTGCGTGCGCACCTGCAGGCGCCACGCATCGCCGTGGATATCGACTGGCCGACCTACGCCGGCAAGAAGCGCCACCTGCCCTGGTACCTGCTCAGCGCCAAGTGCCTGGCCGCCAATGGCGTGCGCATCCTCATGCACGGCGGCGGCGCGCACACCGCCGGGCGCATGTACACCGAACAGCTGCTGGCACTGCTGCAGATCCCGCTGTGCCGCGACTGGACGGCGGTCGGCCAGGCCCTCGACCAGCAGCACCTGGCGTTCGCCCCGCTGCACGACTGGGCGCCGCAGCTGCAGCGGATGATCGACCTGCGCAACACCCTGGGCCTGCGCTCGCCCATCCATTCCCTGGCACGGGTGCTTAATCCGCTGGGCGCGCGTTGCGGCCTGCAGAGCATCTTCCACCCCGGCTACCAGGCGGTGCACCGTGAAGCCAGCCGCCTGCTCGGCGACCACGCCGTGGTGATCAAGGGCGATGGCGGCGAGATCGAGGTCAACCCCGATGTCATCAGCCACCTCTACGGCACCCGCGCAGGCGAAGCCTGGGACGAGGAATGGCCGGCGCTGAGCGAGCGCCGCCATGTGAAGCCACCGAGCCTGCAGCCCGAACAGCTGCTGGCGGTCTGGCGCGGCGAGGCCGAGGACAGCTATGGCGAAATGGCCGTGATAGCGACCATGGCCTTGGCGCTGCGTGGCCTGGGCCAGGATCGCGAACAGGCTTTTGCCAGCGCACGGGGTTACTGGGCTACGCGCAACCAATCGAATAACTAGATAGTAAGGGGGCATTCTTTGCGCTAGTTATTCGAACGATTTGCCCTAGACTGGGCTCCAACGACAAACAACTTTGTTTCCGAGGAGCTCACCATGGGCCTTTTGATCGACGGCCGCTGGCACGACCAGTGGTATGAAAACGGCAAGGACGGCACCTTCAAACGCGAAAACGCCCAGCGCCGCAATCAGCTGCCCGCTCCAGAGGCCGGCCGCTACCACCTGTACGTTTCGCTGGCCTGCCCATGGGCCCACCGCACCCTGATCCTGCGCGCCCTCAAAGGCCTGGAGCCACTGATCGACGTGTCGGTGGTCAGCTGGCTGATGCAGGACCATGGCTGGACCTTCGACCCGCAGCAAGGCTCCAGCGGCGACCACCTCGACGCCCTGCAGTACCTGCACCAGCGCTACACCCAGGACGACCCGCACTACACCGGCCGGGTGACCGTGCCCGTGCTGTGGGACAAGAAAGAGAAGCGCATCGTCAACAACGAGTCGTCAGAGATCATCCGCATCTTCAACAGTGCGTTCAACGAACTGACCGGCAACACCCTGGACCTGTACCCAGAGCCACTGCGCCCGACCATCGAGGCGCTGAACGAACGCATCTACCCGGCGGTGAACAACGGCGTGTACCGCGCAGGCTTTGCCACCACACAGGATGCCTACGAGGCCGCTTTCGATGACGTATTCAACGAACTGGATTATCTGGAAGAGCTGCTGGGCCGCAATCGCTATCTGGCGGGCGAGTACCTGACCGAGGCCGATGTGCGCCTGTTCACTACCCTGGTGCGCTTCGATGCGGTGTACCACGGGCACTTCAAGTGCAACCTGCGCCGCCTGAGCGACTATCACAACCTGCCCAACTGGCTGCGCGAGCTGTACCAATGGCCGGGCGTGGCTGGCACGGTGAACATGGAGCACATCCAGAAACACTATTACATGAGCCACAAGACCATCAACCCGAACGGCATCGTGCCCAAGGGCCCGCAGCAGGACTTCAACCAGCCCCATGATCGGGAGCGGTTGGCGGGCAAAGGGATCTGGCAGGCTTGAGATTGCCGGGGCTGCTGTGCAGCCCTTTCACGACACAAGGCCGCTCCTACAGGAAACGCGTGATCCCTGTAGGAGCGGCCTTGTGTCGCGAAAGGGCCGCAAAGCGGCCCCAACGGTTTCAGCTGTTTTGCGCCCCTTCGAACCAGGCCAGCTTGTCGCGCAGCTGCACCACTTCCCCGACAATTACCAGGGTCGGCGCATGCACTTCATGCTGGGCCACCAGGTCCGGCAGGTCCGCCAGGGTGCCGGTAAACACCCGCTGATTGCGCGTAGTCCCCTGCTGCACCAGGGCCGCCGGCGTACTGGCCGCCCGCCCATGGCGAATCAGCTCGGCACAGATGGTCGGCAAGCCCACCAGCCCCATGTAGAACACCAGGGTCTGGGCCGGCGCCACCAGGTCATGCCAAGGCAGATTGCTGGTGCCATCCTTGAGGTGGCCAGTGACGAAGCGCACCGACTGGGCATAGTCACGGTGGGTCAGCGGAATCCCGCCATAGGCGGAGCAACCACTGGCCGCGGTAATGCCCGGCACCACCTGGAACGGGATGCCTTGCTCGGCCAGCTCCTCGATCTCTTC contains:
- a CDS encoding TusE/DsrC/DsvC family sulfur relay protein — translated: MSTLNVGDRAIALDKDGFLVDLQDWSHPVAEALAERESIALTADHWEILELLRQFYDEYQLSPATRPLIKYTALKLGTEKGNSPHLNRLFNGTPAKLAAKLAGLPKPTNCI
- a CDS encoding glutathione S-transferase family protein; protein product: MGLLIDGRWHDQWYENGKDGTFKRENAQRRNQLPAPEAGRYHLYVSLACPWAHRTLILRALKGLEPLIDVSVVSWLMQDHGWTFDPQQGSSGDHLDALQYLHQRYTQDDPHYTGRVTVPVLWDKKEKRIVNNESSEIIRIFNSAFNELTGNTLDLYPEPLRPTIEALNERIYPAVNNGVYRAGFATTQDAYEAAFDDVFNELDYLEELLGRNRYLAGEYLTEADVRLFTTLVRFDAVYHGHFKCNLRRLSDYHNLPNWLRELYQWPGVAGTVNMEHIQKHYYMSHKTINPNGIVPKGPQQDFNQPHDRERLAGKGIWQA
- the tusB gene encoding sulfurtransferase complex subunit TusB, which translates into the protein MATLHVLSHSPFGDERLDSCLRLLGADDGVLLCGDAVYALREGSAPQQQLQAANLAQRLFALDEDLQARAISSALAKPVDYQAFVELSLHYDKVNSWL
- a CDS encoding glycosyl transferase family protein, with translation MTDARPLTLETPAEHPFAEFVRILGKGKRGARGLTREEARAAMTLLLEGKVEDTQLGAFLMLLRHKEESAEELAGFTEALRAHLQAPRIAVDIDWPTYAGKKRHLPWYLLSAKCLAANGVRILMHGGGAHTAGRMYTEQLLALLQIPLCRDWTAVGQALDQQHLAFAPLHDWAPQLQRMIDLRNTLGLRSPIHSLARVLNPLGARCGLQSIFHPGYQAVHREASRLLGDHAVVIKGDGGEIEVNPDVISHLYGTRAGEAWDEEWPALSERRHVKPPSLQPEQLLAVWRGEAEDSYGEMAVIATMALALRGLGQDREQAFASARGYWATRNQSNN